From one Drosophila gunungcola strain Sukarami chromosome 2R unlocalized genomic scaffold, Dgunungcola_SK_2 000006F, whole genome shotgun sequence genomic stretch:
- the LOC128254811 gene encoding uncharacterized protein LOC128254811: MQVRSKKPVWFLFKFVELLLSLGCCIIHWRCFNEEGVPHIFLLCGTYGGSVIICLVSLIGAFYAERPTMKHEAAFGGILGVLHIITVYAHMYMATLEEFRTDKWPDFYMCCRDNAMAALYAGAIYLLHCTFALDLMLSHREKKRMHPQRSKRPLRLYFISPGAEAYLSRFWLFQHISARMLTSAQPSEHSSRKVKNVSSSDSESDDQEEAVKKSVEFK; encoded by the coding sequence ATGCAAGTGCGCTCAAAAAAGCCCGTTTGGTTCCTGTTCAAGTTTGTGGAGCTGCTGCTGAGCCTTGGATGCTGCATTATACACTGGCGCTGTTTCAATGAAGAGGGTGTTCCGCACATCTTTCTGCTATGTGGAACATATGGTGGATCTGTGATCATCTGCCTTGTGTCCCTGATCGGAGCTTTTTACGCCGAGCGGCCTACAATGAAGCACGAAGCTGCATTTGGAGGCATTTTGGGTGTCCTGCACATCATCACAGTGTATGCCCACATGTACATGGCGACGCTGGAGGAGTTCCGAACCGATAAATGGCCCGACTTCTATATGTGCTGCAGGGATAATGCCATGGCAGCTCTTTATGCCGGAGCCATTTACCTGCTGCACTGCACCTTCGCTCTGGACCTGATGCTCTCGCACAGGGAAAAGAAGAGGATGCACCCGCAGAGGAGCAAGCGGCCACTCCGGCTCTACTTCATCAGTCCGGGAGCGGAGGCATATCTTAGTCGATTCTGGCTGTTCCAACACATATCCGCCAGAATGTTGACGAGTGCGCAGCCATCGGAACACTCCAGTCGgaaagtaaaaaatgtttcGTCCTCCGATTCGGAATCAGATGACCAGGAGGAGGCCGTGAAAAAATCTGTGGAGTTCAAGTAG